gcAGAATAGACTCATCTGGCTCCGGTGGCCACGTCATAAAAATGACACtggacgacccagcccgtaaagtcctttagggtcgtccacatggacagaggaggcatAGGAGGCCTAAATTGGGATGGAGTAAGGGAGATTGGCTGTTCGTGAGTTCGTGAGTCTAAACGTGATCAGTTTAGGGCCGTAAAGGATTCATAGCACCTAGCCAGCTTTCGTAAGACACGTAAGTCGTAAGACACTTGAGACGAATAATTTTCCATAATTTCCCGGGATTTGAGATTTGCCCTTAAATCACTAGATACAGGAGCAGGAGCTCCGAATGAAGAATCTTTGCACCCTGCTTTAGCACATCGTGCAGCTTAACCATCCGGTACTTCGGTTCGGTACTTACCTCAAGAGACACAGTTTGCACTGATACGGTTTTTCGCCACTGTGTATCCGCAGATGCTTCGTCAGTGTGGAACTGTCGGAAAATGCCTTCTTGCACGCCCGGCACCGGTACGGCCGTTCGCCGGAGTGCGTTCGCATGTGCGTCGTAACACTGGAGCTTTGCGAGAAGCGCCTATCACAAATGGGACACCGGAACGGCTTTTGGCCCGTGTGCGTGCGGACGTGTGCGGTCAGGTTGGCCGCCTGCGAGAAGCTCTTGTTGCAATCCGGACAGCGATATGGCCGCTCGCCCGAGTGTGTCCGGAGGTGCGTCTTCAGCGTGCTCGGCCGAGCGTACGTCTTCCCGCACAGTCGGCAGAGGTTGGGCTTGTTGTCACCTCCGGCCGCACCATCGCTCCCACTACCGCTAccatcctcctcctcctcatctTCACCGCCCTCCGTAGTGCGCTGGTCGGCGGCGTCCACAAACCCGAGCCCGAGCGAAGCCCGGCTTTCGGCCTTCATCTTCAGGGCGGCCGCAAAACCGACGGAAGCCGCCGCCGCAGCAACGGCGGCGGCCGATGGGGCCGTCGTCGGTGGTGTGGACTGCTCAACGGCGCTGCTAAAATCCGGCGGGGTCGCACTCTTTGGTGGTGTGCAGTCATTCGGCGACACCGCAGCCGAACCCCCCGACTgcgaatggtggtggtgatggtggggatgatgatggggaTGGTGTGCATGTTGATAatactgttgctgttggagctgttgctgctgctgttgaaaatgttgctgctgctgctgctgctggtgctggtgctggtgctggtgctgctgatgCAGTTGCAAGTGTTGCGGCGCTTGCGGGAGTGGCTGTTTGTGGGGCGTCAGCGTAGACGAGCTGCGTGACGAGTCGTGTAGTGCGGGCGGCGGGGATATGGAGCCGCTGGAGGTAGGCGGTGCTGGCGGTTGGCTTTGGGGCCGGAAGTCCGCCGTGAAGGAGTATGTCGTCCCGGGAGGGTACGGTACCGGACTGAGCAGCGGCGGGTAGAGCACATTTACCGACGAGGCTGCGTTTTGAGCTCCCCACTGCATCTGGGAGCACTGCATGGGGACGGACGCTTCCGCACCGTACCCGTGCATCGTCATGTTCATGCTAACGTTGACGCTCATGCTGGGATAGAGCGGTGGAGCCGAATGTTGTGCGCAGGACGAGTCATAGTAGTTGGTGCTGTACGGGCCGCCCGTTTGCGCCTGCATCTGGTTGTAGTGCGCGTGCGAGCCGTGCCCATGGTGACCGGCGGGCGAGAGCAACATTTGCGGGTGGACGGTGTACGAGAGCGATGCTTGCGGGGTAGCAAAGTTCTGCCCCTGTCCGATGGGTGGCGGGTCCGGGCTTTGCTTTAACACGGCGTGTTTCAGTGACAGCAACACATCCGCCACGTCGTGCGTTGGCCGCTCTGGTCTACTGGGAGGGAGAGAAGAAGGGGAGGCAAATAAAACCAAGTTCCCGCAAAGTGGACATTTCAGCGAATGCTCGTTGGATGCGCTCTTTCACTTACTTGTACGAAGCACCGCAAGgagaaaagggaaacaaactCGGTAGCGGATCGATGTCCAATGGAGGCAGGCCGGGAAATGTGCTCATGTCCTCGCTCCAGTAGCTGCCAAGATTGCTTTGCGAGCTGTGGATTAGAAAACGACAACGTAGagaaatttgtttgattaatttaatgaaGATTCTCTATAAATCTTTCCGATACAATACTAAAGctaagcaaagcaaacaatcaTCGAAGGTTCGCTCAGCAGATAGGCTAGATAGAGACAGTTAGAAACTGGATTTCATAATTTCTACCAGTTTTTCTTGTTATGATCCACATTCGCACTTAATTTAACCACCACTGAATAAATTCCTCCACGTTCTAAACCATGGACCTGCGGGGTCGTATAGACCAAACCCATTCATTGCATCGGATTCGCATGCCGATCGGTTTACAACAGTTCAAAATTGCAACGCCGCAACACGGTAACACGATAGCAccttccgccatcttctcaCCGTTTGTTCGCCGTTCCTAAGCAACGGCGTCCGCTCGTTCGGGGTGGTTTGGTTTTCCGCAAGGAAAACATGCTCCACCTGGCTAGAGGCTGTGTGATTGTTTCATACAAACAACAGCACAGTGGAAAGTGGAGAAAACTGTATCGATGAAGagataattaaaatgaaatgctaTTCCCTTCGCAGTGGAAGCTGGCAGTGTAGCAGGAAGTGTTACGGGGCAAAGGGAAATTCACACGGTTGTACACCGAACACGAAAAATAGTCGCCAGAAACGACCCCATGGCCGTACTTATCGATTGAAATAATTCATCattacagagagagagagagagaaagagaaagatagaAGGAGGGAGTGAGAGAGCAGCTAAAATCGAGTGCTGGGTAAGGAATACCTGGACCAGGGCCCGTCATGATCCGTTTGATGGGAGATTCATTCACAACATAAAAAGGCGTGCGGTTTACCAACAGAATGACATGTTTTATGTTGCCCATTTCTTCTCCTACCAACACATCAACGTGATTGCATACATCGAAGCAACCAGTTGAAAGCACTGCAGCATCGCCGTAGGCTTTGGCAGGAGCTTCTAAATCAGTCCCCGCCACCGCCATTTCCATTCCATAGACGTTTCGTTTCACAACAACGATCCCTACCGTTGCCAGGCAACAACAAGCTGGCATGCAAAAAATCATCGGGTCAAACTTTTTATGTGCCAAAGTATgcctcttttttgttgctgtttggtttCGCCCTGGCTGAACCTTCCGCATTTGTGAgctgtgtttttatttgagcTCTTTTTCGCATGAATGTTTTACCTCAGTACACCGCTGTGGTCGAGACAGTTTCCGCAGTCGCTGAAATCCGATCCGTGCAGTCCCGCAAGGGGCAATGATGCTGCGTTCTCCTGACAGCTGGAACAGCCACTACCACCGCAGGACGATGGGCATTCCTAGAAAGACAGATGGTGGCACGCATTGGGGAAAAAAGGGTGGTTGAGTAAGTGCGGTGATGGTCAATATGTTGTCGCTACATACATATAAATAGTATCTAAAAATAGCACCCCCGtgaatgttgatttttttctgctaACAGGACTCGATGTATTATGAATGAAGGGCTCTTGTTGCTATCTTTATGTACATAACATACCAGCAGCTTTTTCTTAAGTACAACCATGCAGAATACTTGTTGATATTTATGCTAGTTAGCCTTGACAGGTTTCATGTTATTTTAcaattgttgaatatttcCGTTAACTTTAGCTGTAATATTTGTCTATAATGCGAAAGTCAATTTAAATTAcatatttatttctattgCTAATTAGAACAGATACTGTACAGTACTATATAAGCAGTAGTAAGATaagttcaaattttaaatctaTTACATAAATTCTCAGGACATGCGTGAAATAAATATCGTTCACTTTTCCACCACTTAGTTTAAGCAGAACAAACAACTTTGATCGTCATTAACAATTAATTCTCATTCTTGAAGCAATGCAAAATTGGAAAAACTTGAACgtcatttaaaattttcaaaggGTGAGGAAACAACTTTGTGCCAAAACATGACGGCTAACAATTTTCTctattttgcttttaattcaTTAAGAACATTCAGGCCATATTGCTGTTTAGTTCTTCTTTATACTTTTTACTTTATATAATTCTTTTCGGTGTATTATGTTTTAAGGCGTTCTCTATAGGTGTTTCtattgcgtgttttttttcttttccagaaAACTTGTTCAATATACGTAACACTCTGTAACTCTATTGCATTTCAAATACTACGAAGCTTTTGTAATCAATTACTGGCCTTAATTCCagtacaattttatttttttaatgcttttcagttgttaattttatttcctatcttaccgtgcaaatagacatgcagcgatttttctcagtgcgaaatttcgcaatgctattcgatgaaatgcgatgataagttcatatataaaaaacggcTTGTCGATGTAATTATTTGACAGCCTCAGTAGGCGCTGAATTGTCTCCAATGAGAAATGGGatttttgcaagattgagctactttgcgaaatttcgcactgagaaaaatcgctgcatgcaTTTGCACGGTTATGataaaagttttaaatttcttctGTCACTAACGAGagcaatttgtttaacataTATTCTAGCACATAAAATTCTCTCAAACTTTAAGGCTTTTttcgaaacatattttttcccAACTCATAAAATAGAGAAGCATAATTAATTCACATAATCTTGATACTTATCTTCAAAGGGGGCTATTCTATTTGTAAATAAAGCCGGCACATGTGATAGTGATAAGACTCGCCTCATATCCCAACACAAGTTCAAGAATGACGAAAGCATATTTAAGATATCTAAACTTTAATACATATTTTAACATCCATGTTAAAGAAAAAACTAGTCGATAAGTGGTGGCATCAAGAAATTTTTCAGGACATTTATCGAAACATCTAATTCGAACAATTAATCCCTCATACCCCTTTCCCTAGTTCCCTACTTAAATTCCTAGTTGCTGTAATATTGGTAGCATTTATTGGGTAACAGTCTACCAGCGGTCGAGACACATTGTTCCTTGTTTATGGCCATGTTCATAGACTCCAATTTTATGATAGATATTCCGGACATAAGACCCTGTAACGAATTTGTGAATTGACCTTGCTTTGACTGCACCACTACTGAAGTTTAACTCCATTAGTATGGTGTCGCTATACCTTTATGTCGATTAATAGAATTGAAGAAATTCACTGAAACTATCACTGGATATTCGTGACGCAAATTACCGTGGATTAACAAAAATCCATGGCCGCCGTAGCTTCATGACATCAGATATTTCTGTGCATTTATAGACCCAACACACGCCAACTAGAGCTATTTGTAAAAGTTTCATTATGATCTACCAGTATTACGATTTTGAACAGTCGTTTGCGACGTATAAGGAACATCATTTACATCATTTCAAATTGTGTTGAATtgtgtttaaaatgtttctagCAGGTTTTGTCCGATGTTTTACTAAGTTTAACACCGAATTAGATAATAATATGTCCGGTGAGTTTTTAAGAAATATACAAATAAACTACTGATAACAAGCTCAATGTCACTGCAACTAAGGAAACACAATTTGTTTAATGATGCCTCCAGTTGTGGATCTTCCTCATGAATTGCGAAGAAAAATCAAGGGACAGACAATCTCCAAGGTCACGGAACAGTTGTGtccaattttttaaaaaacttgTTCTATTTGTTGACATCACAACAACACATGTATGGCAACCCCTAaaggcagcggcggatcaaacggtaggcggagtaggcggtcgcctagggcctcgtcgtgttgggggccccaaacaatttgtgtcgattgtgcgatttttgggaatttaacagcagagttaatttatagcaaaaaaaaataattggaaaggtaaaaaattgataaaacatatcttccttggttatacaaaacatttgtttttatgtaattaattaaatgcaaagaagaaaatcgactttgtgactttaaagtataaacgaaattacaccaagaccactaattttcccgttaatcgagaaaaatttctttgaaaactaccagttttccgaatgtatagtatcaggagagcatccacggaggaggtagcacttagtacagcaattttggtcgaaaaccgccgaaaagtatgcaatatttaaacactaactttcccgttggtggagaaaaatttcttcgaaaactaccagttgtaTAACTACCAAACtaccgaatgtatagtaccaggagagcatccacggaagaggtagcaccttgtacagcaattttgctcgaaacccatcagaaggtatgcaatgtttaaacactaactttcccgttggtcgagcgaaatttcttcgaaaactaccagtttccgattgtatagtaacaggagagcatccacggaagaggtagctcctggtactgcgccgtaaggtatgcaatgtttatacactaactttgcaaccaacttgcaatgcaagtttggtgcatgcaagaaacttgcaagatggcgcccaacttcgtacttgcatgcaacaaacttgcatgcaaacttgcatgcaatcttgcatgcaagttttcggatgcaatttcttgcatgcaacttgcatgcaagaacttgcatgcaagaacttgcatacaaacttgcatgcaagaacttgcatacaaacttgcatgcaagaatttgcatccgaaaacttgcatgcaaacttgcatgcaagaacttgcatacaaacttgcatgcaagaacttgcatacaaatttGCAttcaagaacttgcatacaaacttgcatgcaagaacttgcatacaaacttgttgcatgcaagtacgaagttgggcgaaatcttgcaagtttcttgcatgcaccaaacttgcattgcaagttggttgcaaagttagtgtctaaacattgcataccttacggcgcattgcattgcaagttggttgcaaagttagtgtataaacattgcataccttacggcgcagtaccaggagctacctcttccgtggatgctctcctgttactatacattcggaaactggtagttttcgaagaaatttcgctcgaccaacgggaaagttagtgtttaaacattgcatacctttcggcggttttcgagcaaaattgctgtacaaagtgctacctcttccgtggatgctttccaggtatcggcaatctgaaaatagctggttggtatggaatttcgtaccagccgacgggaagtttgaacgagatgaaggatgctttgcgtttcatccatcttccttacactagcgatcgttctcacgggtttgatagtatgcaatgcaatagtgatgggaaaaatttactccacactgcaggtgtcacctcttgaaaaacatgtttttctggtatcgcagatctgaaaacaattgtattgttcatggtcttaaacatcaacatgagcgcaacaggtttctaagaaatttctctgattgttaccgtaaagtaaaccgattgaaaactgtaccttgggcgaaaaatcgtagaaagcgttggactaatcaggattcgtaaatgtacgtaaatcgtaaatgtggcgttatggttcttttagcgcatacaaacgtgtatatatagactagcttactaggcccgtttacagggctacgcaacagaactctgagatgtagggagctttctttccgagactttgctccGAGACGAGTgttgtaaaaataatgtttgaagtacacttccctaacaccgataatgccgtagcaaaattataggcccccctttaaaaattccgccctgggcctccaaggcgattgatcctccactgcctaAAGGGAAGTAAAAGTCAAACAAGTAGAACaagcagaagaagagaaagaaaaaataaaatattctttttttgtctgtATGGCGGTTTAAGCAATAGCGTTGTACGAAATATTCtttattacacaaaaaatgaacTTTGCAATGATTAATGGTCACATTTGCTAATTGAAGCATAGAGTGTCTAAAACAATACTctaaacgaaaacaaataattcacATAAAGCCGTTGATGTGTACGAAAAATACTACCGAAATATGCAAAAAACATTCGTTATAGGCGATGATATCATATGGGACAACATAACTTGCGACCGGCGGCTTACGGTGTGTTGCGTAAATCTGTCACTCCCGACACGTGCATTCAATATTCGATAACGGCAAATGAGCTTTACCTATCCAACCTGACCAACACCGACATGAACCGGCACCGATCACCCCTCCAGTCCCCCACCTCACTCCACTAACCACACAAAGTAGTacgccaaacaaaacagatttATTTGTCGCCATGCTGTCGGTTATAAATGGACAAATATTCGCAAAAAAACCTTCGTAAATTTCACGCGCGGGTTCCTACGGACCTACGTACCTACACTTCCAAGAACAGAAAACGCTCACCGATGGAAAATATAATCTTGTTAGAACGAGAAAAAGGACATGCCATCACGTGACGCGCTGGTTTTGGTGACGTTGGCCCTGTTGGCGCTTAGCAATATGTAACACTGTAAAGGACGGGACgcaattttccattccaccgaGAGTGGATGAAGCGCTGAATTTACGAAAACTCGACGTCCATTCGCGAATGATGACAGTAAGATgggacgcaaaaaaaacggtttgaTTTACCTAAACTGCTAACGCAGCAAGCATTGCCATTCCAGGCCATTAAGGCTATTAGGGATGGTTACTTCGATGTGGTACATTGTATCGGCATGATATAAGTTTTTTATGCACCGCCCTAATACAGAGGCTATTACACAATTATTCATTATACAACCATCGCGTTAGTACACCATTTCAAAGCACTAGCTAGCTGGCTAAAAGGTATCCATGATTGTAAGTATTGGCAATTTTCCCTAACCCTAATATTGCACAGTTCGTCAGTTTTAAACAAATTCTACAATCCGGTATCCTTATCACTATTTTACgagaaatttaaaaactttatTGAACATTATCATTAATTGATGGAAAAAGTACATTGAGTGTATACTTAAGATCTGAACCACCATGTGGCGCTAAATAAAATGGCGTTTAATGGCGCTGTCAGTAGTAGTTTTCCGAATGTAAgactgtttcctttttaatggttttgtgTTCTTTAGTTTAGGGCTTATCCGCCCGGTTGGTCAACGCTCTCTGATCTTGATGGTGCGCAACTACACACTGATGGTGTGTAACTGTCATTGAGAGTGACAGCGTTACAACACAGGGTGGTTCCCAAAAAATGGTCTACCGAACTTTGTTTGCATCCGTTTTGAGCTGCTTTTTTGTATCTGAGGTACGAGAGGTGGTGGTAGTTTTTCGCAGGTCGTAAACACATCACTTAAATGTATAAGCACACTCGTTGGATGTTGCTTCAGGTTTTTGATGTGAAGATCTCCTACTCTATAAGGGTATATACAGGCAGCCAAACAGATCGAGAACACAAGAAtaaagtggaaagaaaaagagtCATTTGTCGTTCCACACTAGCTGAGGCTGAGTGGGTGTGCTTTGTCCTTATAGGCTAGTATTGTAACGATGTTAACCGATCGTTTAGTGATGGTTACTGGTGTTCTGCTTCTCTGATATTGAATCTATGAAGACTAACAATTACCAAAAAGGATGGATTACACTTGCAAAAACTTATATTTAGTTTATGTAAACAGCCATAACATCTCCCAGCCCTGCACTGCCCTGTGAATCAGTATGAGAACTgagcaccaacaacaacaaaaagtttTAACAACATCTGGCAAGTCAGACTCCTTCCTGGTTTTCAGCGAAATTCAACTGCATAATAGATCAGATGAATGGAGAGATAATATCCTTTAAGTAGAAAAACTTCGAACATTTTATAGCATGCTCCTTGCTGTCGTTTATGTAAAATTTGTCACGACTTTTAACAGCTTCTTCTCAAAACGTTGGTGCATTCATGACAATTTATGCCAATTGTAATGGTTTAAATAGAATAGTTACGTATCCTTACACTACTTATCCTATATTAATAGGATTATTAGGAATTAATATCTTCAAATCTTGCAAACGAACTCTTATGAAATCTATAAAACATTGCTAAACACTGCTAAATTAGCTCGGCCCTAAAATTAACTTTCTACAGCCATTTTCATTGTTACTACTAGCTCCCATTGTGGTTGGTGAAGctatttttatactttttaaactttttactGTTCAAATACAATGATTTGCTATATTTTGTAACGTTGCACCTCTGGAAATCGAGTAAATACGAATTATGTAGGACACACTCTAAAAACTGCATACTTGCTGgcaatggaaaaaaatctAACGTTCAAATTTTTAAGATATGTAcaaacttgtttttttcttttctgatACTTTATAATAATTCAGTAATTCGATTCAATCCATTTAGTTCGATTTAGTTTCAAATTTACGGGAAGTTAAAGAAACACGCTTTATCAAAAAGTAACTCCTTTATGGGGACGCCTAGTATCCTACGTAACTGTTCCAAGAAAgaggtgatttttttaaactttaaatcCCGTTTCTCTCGCAGAATGTTTTTCTCGAAAagtagaaaaaacacacacgttgCACTTTTATCTTATACATATGACACTTCATTTTTTGGAAACCGGAATACATGTAGTGCATATATAAAAACCATATAGTTTGCGAATCACAAAATATCATCAACTTCCGTTAATTATTCAAAGTATATaactgttttttatttaattttccttattgttttcttcttcttacaAATCCTGACTTTGGTAGTCTCGTTTTCAGAAAGCAGATAAGACAGCGATTCATTTGCTATTTTTTCATGGTTTAATCTTATATATAAAAGTTAAATATAGATTAATCCCATATACTAAGAAAAAAGTTTGATTTGGTGCCCCGGAATGGTTTATTTTGGAACTGACCGTGAATTTCCAGCTATCTGAATGGATTAGTTACTGTAAATGATAAGCGtatctatttaaaaaaaaactgcctgACCGAATCAAGTCATGCTTTGTGCTTTGttggaaaggatttttttgcgaaaatgCTAAGAACACGCAATGAGGAATCTTGAGATAATCATCCATCAATGGTAGCTGTCGGCTACCTATCCGTTCAGCACAACATTAAAATCACAAATGAAACGGAGGTTTTGTGGGGATACGTTGCTTAACAAACACGACACATAATTTATATTGCAAACATATTCACAGCGTACTGTAAAACGCTACCAACTCTACCAACATAACCAACCGTAGCGTAGTATAAAAACCACACACTTGTTTGATCTTCATATAGATAGCACCACTCGCAATATTGATTCAGTGTTGGTAATTTTGTGTTTGAAGCACTCTTCACAAAACTTTACACTTTCACTCCAGTTTCAGCTTTGGTGAATATGTTTGCTATTATCCACATACAGCATCCACAAACAGTAGTCCTTTCCGGCGGAAGAGGCAGCAAACCCGCCAAACGATGCGAAACGGTGAACCACTTCCGAATGACTAAACCTGTAGACCTGTTTCGGTCCCAAAAATGGGATGCTGCTATTCATAACAATAATGGTGAAATTTCAGTTATTACGATTCGGCTGTGAATTATGCAAACGGGTGGAAC
The Anopheles moucheti chromosome 2, idAnoMoucSN_F20_07, whole genome shotgun sequence genome window above contains:
- the LOC128297835 gene encoding protein glass-like; translation: MVHSAGHSNAFTLEFNQIHEGGAMYISCGSTDSTPMEPETGYVPNNPLFGMPLDSPQECPSSCGGSGCSSCQENAASLPLAGLHGSDFSDCGNCLDHSGVLSSQSNLGSYWSEDMSTFPGLPPLDIDPLPSLFPFSPCGASYNRPERPTHDVADVLLSLKHAVLKQSPDPPPIGQGQNFATPQASLSYTVHPQMLLSPAGHHGHGSHAHYNQMQAQTGGPYSTNYYDSSCAQHSAPPLYPSMSVNVSMNMTMHGYGAEASVPMQCSQMQWGAQNAASSVNVLYPPLLSPVPYPPGTTYSFTADFRPQSQPPAPPTSSGSISPPPALHDSSRSSSTLTPHKQPLPQAPQHLQLHQQHQHQHQHQQQQQQQHFQQQQQQLQQQQYYQHAHHPHHHPHHHHHHSQSGGSAAVSPNDCTPPKSATPPDFSSAVEQSTPPTTAPSAAAVAAAAASVGFAAALKMKAESRASLGLGFVDAADQRTTEGGEDEEEEDGSGSGSDGAAGGDNKPNLCRLCGKTYARPSTLKTHLRTHSGERPYRCPDCNKSFSQAANLTAHVRTHTGQKPFRCPICDRRFSQSSSVTTHMRTHSGERPYRCRACKKAFSDSSTLTKHLRIHSGEKPYQCKLCLLRFSQSGNLNRHMRVHGNNGQALIA